A single region of the Actinoplanes sp. SE50/110 genome encodes:
- a CDS encoding carbohydrate ABC transporter permease, whose protein sequence is MYAVDSPATRTPTGPAGSGAKRPVGRRRARRGSEEGSGLPWLLSTPALLLLAALLAYPFGRMLVISFQKFGVKQLWTGAAAPWSGIDNYIDTLSDSAFWSVVGHTVLFTAVSVVLSVLSGLGVALLMRRVGRTVRLLMIIAMMFVWALPALVQAQIFKMMTDSDVGVLNYLIDKLPGVSFENHSWFYTPTQGWIVITACVLWAGIPFLAITLNAGLTQVPKELMEAATVDGANAWQSFRNITLPILKPLLVIVTTLSVIWNFGLFTQSWVLRDGKPEPEFHSLATYLYAQAFAQNKYGLGSAIAVLTILLLLGAMTVYIRQMFKIGEVD, encoded by the coding sequence ATGTACGCGGTCGATTCTCCGGCGACCCGCACGCCCACCGGGCCGGCCGGATCCGGCGCGAAGCGCCCGGTCGGCCGGCGCCGTGCGCGACGCGGCAGCGAGGAAGGCTCCGGCCTGCCGTGGCTGCTCTCCACCCCGGCCCTGCTGCTGCTGGCCGCTCTGCTGGCCTATCCGTTCGGACGGATGCTGGTCATCTCGTTCCAGAAGTTCGGTGTCAAGCAGCTCTGGACCGGGGCAGCGGCGCCGTGGTCCGGGATCGACAACTACATCGACACGCTCTCCGACTCCGCGTTCTGGTCGGTCGTGGGGCACACGGTCCTGTTCACCGCGGTGTCGGTGGTGCTCAGCGTGCTGTCCGGCCTCGGGGTGGCGCTGCTGATGCGCCGGGTCGGCAGGACCGTGCGACTGCTCATGATCATCGCGATGATGTTCGTCTGGGCGCTGCCCGCGCTGGTCCAGGCGCAGATCTTCAAGATGATGACCGACTCCGACGTCGGGGTGCTGAACTATCTGATCGACAAGCTGCCCGGGGTGAGCTTCGAGAACCACTCCTGGTTCTACACGCCCACGCAGGGCTGGATCGTGATCACCGCCTGCGTGCTGTGGGCCGGTATCCCGTTCCTCGCGATCACCCTGAACGCCGGCCTGACCCAGGTGCCCAAGGAGCTGATGGAGGCCGCGACGGTCGACGGCGCCAACGCCTGGCAGTCGTTCCGCAACATCACCCTGCCGATCCTCAAGCCGCTGCTGGTGATCGTCACGACCCTCTCGGTGATCTGGAACTTCGGGCTCTTCACGCAGAGCTGGGTGCTGCGCGACGGCAAGCCGGAGCCGGAGTTCCACTCGCTGGCGACCTACCTGTACGCGCAGGCGTTCGCGCAGAACAAGTACGGCCTGGGCTCGGCGATCGCGGTGCTCACCATCCTGCTGCTGCTGGGCGCCATGACGGTCTACATCCGGCAGATGTTCAAGATCGGAGAGGTGGACTGA
- a CDS encoding carbohydrate ABC transporter permease: MAVVATTVPRRKKADRHADGTMTVGRTPLGNFLANAGGLLFAIVMFFPVYWVLITSFKPQTEWSSFVPTFLPESPTLDNYKSAFNAPGFKTSLINGIEITCMAVLAALVVGFLAALAVARFKFYGRRAIILVVLAVQLVPFVALLIPLFLMLQKADLIGNKIIGVTLVYVVLLLPYTVWTLRGFIAGIPRELDEAAMIDGCTRGQVFWRIILPLTGPGLVATSVYGFIQVWNEFIIINTLNDNDHQNLMAWLMQNQTSHGTYWGPLMAGSIITSIPVVIFFLAVQRNIASGLTAGAVKG, from the coding sequence ATGGCAGTCGTCGCCACCACGGTGCCGCGTCGCAAGAAGGCCGACCGGCACGCCGACGGCACGATGACCGTCGGGCGCACCCCGCTGGGCAACTTCCTGGCCAACGCGGGCGGCCTGCTGTTCGCGATCGTGATGTTCTTCCCGGTGTACTGGGTGCTGATCACCTCGTTCAAGCCGCAGACCGAGTGGTCCAGCTTCGTGCCGACGTTCCTGCCCGAATCGCCGACGCTGGACAACTACAAGTCCGCGTTCAACGCCCCGGGCTTCAAGACCTCGCTGATCAACGGCATCGAGATCACCTGCATGGCGGTGCTCGCCGCACTGGTGGTCGGCTTCCTGGCGGCGCTCGCCGTGGCCCGGTTCAAGTTCTACGGCCGGCGGGCGATCATCCTGGTGGTCCTGGCCGTGCAACTGGTACCGTTCGTCGCCCTGCTGATCCCGCTGTTCCTGATGCTGCAGAAGGCCGATCTGATCGGTAACAAGATCATCGGTGTGACACTGGTCTACGTGGTGTTGCTTCTGCCCTACACGGTGTGGACGCTCCGGGGTTTCATCGCCGGCATCCCGCGGGAGCTGGACGAGGCCGCGATGATCGACGGCTGCACCCGCGGTCAGGTCTTCTGGCGGATCATCCTGCCGCTGACCGGCCCCGGCCTGGTGGCGACCTCGGTCTACGGGTTCATCCAGGTCTGGAACGAGTTCATCATCATCAACACCCTCAACGACAACGACCACCAGAACCTGATGGCCTGGCTGATGCAGAACCAGACCAGCCACGGCACCTACTGGGGTCCGCTGATGGCCGGCTCGATCATCACCTCCATCCCGGTCGTGATCTTCTTCCTCGCCGTCCAGCGCAACATCGCCTCGGGACTGACCGCGGGCGCGGTCAAGGGCTGA
- the ngcE gene encoding N-acetylglucosamine/diacetylchitobiose ABC transporter substrate-binding protein, which yields MSEITTSRRTLLRRAAAVGLVAAPGVSFLSACAGSDDSGTTKQATGTKSADNPLGIDPKAGVEIVIFDGGLGTKYATDVDTPLFNTKWPDAKVTYSATQQVSTTIKPRLNGGNPPDMINNSGSDIMDFGAVVKAGQAADLTDLFAAPSLDITGKTVAETLVPGAVQQGTYDGKPFAVNYSFTVFGLWYNKKLFAKNSWTIPTTWADFTALLDKIKAAGITPFGYAGANASYYMVRAIMTSAAKIGTEQVLKDIDNLKPGAWTNDAVLQAAKAWGEVGNKYIDKSFLGLKHTEVQLQQDQDKVAFYPCGSWLENEQAASTPATFEYAMMAFPSVTTSDKLPATAINAAAGEIYFAAAKGKNPQGGKEYLRTMLSKKAALEFTKLTKSLTVVAGAADGVVISPGLTSANDALSKAGQDVFMGYLFDTWYKKLDDASREAANQLMFKGGDAQKFCDTMEAASQAVAKDSSITKFTRS from the coding sequence ATGTCTGAGATAACGACCTCCCGTCGTACGCTGCTCCGCCGTGCCGCCGCGGTCGGTCTGGTGGCCGCCCCCGGCGTCAGCTTCCTGAGCGCCTGTGCCGGCTCCGACGACTCCGGCACCACCAAGCAGGCGACCGGCACCAAGTCGGCCGACAACCCGCTGGGCATCGACCCGAAGGCCGGCGTCGAGATCGTGATCTTCGACGGTGGTCTGGGCACCAAGTACGCCACCGATGTCGACACCCCGCTGTTCAACACCAAGTGGCCGGACGCCAAGGTCACCTACTCGGCGACCCAGCAGGTCTCCACCACGATCAAGCCGCGGCTCAACGGCGGCAACCCGCCGGACATGATCAACAACTCGGGCTCCGACATCATGGACTTCGGCGCCGTGGTCAAGGCCGGCCAGGCCGCCGACCTGACCGACCTGTTCGCCGCCCCGTCGCTGGACATCACCGGCAAGACGGTCGCCGAGACGCTGGTGCCGGGCGCCGTGCAGCAGGGCACCTACGACGGCAAGCCGTTCGCGGTGAACTACTCCTTCACCGTCTTCGGCCTCTGGTACAACAAGAAGCTGTTCGCCAAGAACAGCTGGACCATCCCGACCACCTGGGCCGACTTCACCGCGCTGCTGGACAAGATCAAGGCGGCCGGCATCACGCCGTTCGGCTACGCGGGCGCCAACGCGTCGTACTACATGGTCCGCGCGATCATGACCAGCGCCGCGAAGATCGGCACCGAGCAGGTGCTCAAGGACATCGACAACCTGAAGCCGGGCGCGTGGACCAACGACGCGGTCCTGCAGGCCGCCAAGGCGTGGGGCGAGGTCGGCAACAAGTACATCGACAAGTCCTTCCTCGGCCTCAAGCACACCGAGGTCCAGCTGCAGCAGGACCAGGACAAGGTCGCGTTCTACCCCTGTGGCTCCTGGTTGGAGAACGAGCAGGCGGCCAGCACCCCGGCCACCTTCGAGTACGCGATGATGGCGTTCCCGAGCGTCACCACCTCGGACAAGCTCCCGGCGACCGCGATCAACGCCGCGGCCGGCGAGATCTACTTCGCGGCGGCCAAGGGCAAGAACCCGCAGGGTGGCAAGGAGTACCTGCGCACCATGCTGTCGAAGAAGGCGGCGCTGGAGTTCACCAAGCTCACCAAGTCGCTGACCGTGGTGGCCGGCGCCGCTGACGGCGTCGTCATCAGCCCCGGTCTGACCAGCGCGAACGACGCGCTCAGCAAGGCCGGCCAGGACGTCTTCATGGGTTACCTGTTCGACACCTGGTACAAGAAGCTGGACGACGCCTCCCGCGAGGCCGCCAACCAGCTGATGTTCAAGGGCGGCGACGCGCAGAAGTTCTGCGACACGATGGAGGCCGCTTCGCAGGCCGTCGCGAAGGACTCCTCGATCACCAAGTTCACCCGTTCCTGA
- a CDS encoding carbohydrate ABC transporter permease: MRHGKYPFIIGFLVVPLALYLTFVVGAYLQMFQLSFTDWSGFGGFKYIGFDNFVKLWDDPVFWIALRHNVFLLIFLPIVTIAIALFFAFLLNVGGRSKGGVTRGIWGSKVYRIIFFFPQLLALAIVAVIFGRVFGSDHGGMLNGLFPSSWSPWLFLADERFALTCILAVLVWQAVGFYVVLFSAGMGNIPQEIYEAAALDGATKITLFFRITLPLLWGTLQVAWVYLGIAAFDAFALVNIMSVNKGGPNNATQVLSYQIFLNAFQNSQAGYASAIGVVLFFLTLTFAALTLRVTRRDAANA; the protein is encoded by the coding sequence ATGCGGCACGGCAAGTATCCCTTCATCATCGGTTTCCTTGTCGTGCCGCTGGCGCTCTATCTGACCTTCGTGGTCGGTGCCTACCTGCAGATGTTCCAGCTGTCCTTCACGGACTGGTCGGGCTTCGGCGGGTTCAAGTACATCGGCTTCGACAACTTCGTGAAGCTGTGGGACGACCCGGTCTTCTGGATCGCCCTGCGGCACAACGTCTTCCTGCTGATCTTCCTGCCGATCGTGACGATCGCGATCGCGCTGTTCTTCGCGTTCCTGCTGAACGTCGGCGGCCGCAGCAAGGGCGGAGTGACCCGGGGCATCTGGGGCTCCAAGGTCTACCGGATCATCTTCTTCTTCCCGCAGCTGCTGGCCCTGGCCATCGTCGCGGTGATCTTCGGCCGGGTGTTCGGCTCGGACCACGGCGGCATGCTCAACGGCCTGTTCCCGTCCTCCTGGTCGCCCTGGTTGTTCCTGGCCGACGAGCGGTTCGCGCTGACCTGCATCCTGGCGGTGCTGGTCTGGCAGGCGGTCGGCTTCTACGTGGTGCTCTTCTCGGCCGGCATGGGCAACATCCCGCAGGAGATCTACGAGGCCGCCGCGCTGGACGGCGCTACCAAGATCACCCTGTTCTTCCGGATCACCCTGCCGCTGCTCTGGGGCACCCTGCAGGTCGCCTGGGTCTACCTCGGTATCGCCGCCTTCGACGCGTTCGCCCTGGTCAACATCATGTCGGTGAACAAGGGCGGCCCGAACAACGCGACCCAGGTGCTCAGCTACCAGATCTTCCTGAACGCCTTCCAGAACTCGCAGGCCGGTTACGCCTCCGCGATCGGCGTCGTGCTGTTCTTCCTGACCCTGACGTTCGCCGCCCTGACCCTGCGGGTCACCCGTCGCGACGCCGCAAACGCCTGA
- a CDS encoding carbohydrate ABC transporter permease: protein MTNLVTNAPAVAAKPAAADKERRISPLNGVAHIALFLWALATAGPLIWVVLASFKDNTEIFLGKPFSLPAHFSFKTYADAWSEAHIGQYFLNSVFVVVVSTAGTMLLGAMAAYVLARYRFPGNRALYYLFVSGLAFPTFMAIGPLFGILQSLSLLNTYTGLILVYIAYSLSFTVFFLTAFFQTLPAEIDEAAMMDGAGHLRRFFQVMMPMAKSGLVSITIFNIVGQWNQYLLPVVIMQGAGADSKWVLTQGVANISTSAGYHAEWSTLFAALTLSILPMIVVYGIFQRQIQAGLTAGAVK from the coding sequence ATGACCAACCTGGTAACCAACGCACCCGCGGTCGCCGCGAAACCCGCCGCCGCGGACAAGGAACGCAGAATCAGCCCGCTCAACGGCGTGGCGCACATCGCGCTGTTCCTCTGGGCGCTGGCCACCGCCGGCCCGCTGATCTGGGTGGTGCTGGCCTCGTTCAAGGACAACACCGAGATCTTCCTGGGCAAGCCGTTCTCGCTGCCCGCGCACTTCTCGTTCAAGACGTACGCCGACGCCTGGAGCGAGGCGCACATCGGGCAGTACTTCCTGAACAGCGTGTTCGTGGTGGTGGTCAGCACGGCCGGCACCATGCTGCTGGGCGCGATGGCGGCGTACGTGCTGGCCCGCTACCGGTTCCCGGGCAACCGGGCGCTGTACTACCTGTTCGTCTCCGGCCTGGCCTTCCCCACGTTCATGGCGATCGGCCCGCTGTTCGGCATCCTGCAGAGCCTGAGCCTGCTCAACACGTACACCGGCCTGATCCTGGTCTACATCGCGTACTCGCTGTCGTTCACGGTGTTCTTCCTGACCGCGTTCTTCCAGACGCTGCCGGCCGAGATCGACGAGGCCGCGATGATGGACGGCGCCGGGCATCTGCGCCGGTTCTTCCAGGTGATGATGCCGATGGCCAAGTCCGGCCTGGTCAGCATCACGATCTTCAACATCGTCGGGCAGTGGAACCAGTACCTGCTGCCGGTGGTGATCATGCAGGGTGCCGGCGCCGACTCGAAGTGGGTGCTCACCCAGGGCGTCGCGAACATCAGCACCTCAGCCGGTTACCACGCCGAGTGGTCCACGCTGTTCGCCGCGCTGACCCTGTCGATCCTGCCGATGATCGTCGTCTACGGCATCTTCCAGCGGCAGATCCAGGCGGGTCTGACCGCCGGTGCCGTCAAGTAG
- a CDS encoding bifunctional 3'-5' exonuclease/DNA polymerase, which translates to MLVAVLPDGRLQDLRADGRPVGAPHPAPDLPAAIAAREAAEQPRWIWAATADTYPALLRAGVRVARCHDLELTEALLLGHAGRWGEPRGLAAATARLRGLPVPADRPRPEAEPPGFAQGALFATFPTAVAVSAEDLIAVYADQQRRLAQTGHPGRFRMLAAAESAGSLIAAEMGHTGLPWRADVHDRLLRELLGPPQPVGPPRRLAELTAAINEAFGTHGLHPDSPAEVVRAFARAGIQIPNTRRWVLRRVDHPAVAPLLEFKELYRIWTAHGWSWLDSWVHDGRFHPEYVAGGVVSGRWGARGGSALQIPKVVRRAVLADPGWRFVVADAGQLEPRVMAAVSGDRGLARAAAGGDLYAELARDSFDGDRAKAKIALIGAMYGQTGGDAIPALAVLRRHYPTAFEYVEQAARVGENGGLVRSWLGRTCPPAAGPGRDAGLDPPDEVAPPPGRARGRFTRNFVIQATAAEWALVLLATLRTALAGTPAELVLFVHDEVVVHCPADQAEQVAETIRECAARAGRMLFGASEVRFPLDVSVVGCYAEAK; encoded by the coding sequence GTGCTCGTAGCGGTACTCCCTGACGGTCGGCTGCAGGATCTGCGTGCCGACGGGCGGCCGGTCGGGGCGCCCCACCCGGCGCCCGACCTGCCGGCGGCGATCGCCGCGCGCGAGGCCGCCGAGCAGCCGCGCTGGATCTGGGCGGCCACCGCCGACACCTATCCCGCGCTGCTGCGCGCCGGCGTCCGGGTGGCCCGTTGCCACGACCTGGAGCTGACCGAAGCGCTGCTGCTCGGGCACGCCGGTCGCTGGGGCGAGCCACGGGGGCTCGCCGCCGCGACCGCCCGGCTGCGCGGCCTCCCGGTCCCGGCCGACCGGCCCCGGCCCGAGGCCGAGCCGCCCGGTTTCGCCCAGGGCGCGCTCTTCGCGACGTTCCCCACGGCCGTCGCGGTCTCCGCCGAGGACCTGATTGCGGTGTACGCGGATCAGCAGCGCCGCCTCGCGCAGACCGGCCACCCCGGACGGTTCCGGATGCTGGCCGCCGCCGAGTCGGCCGGTTCCCTGATCGCCGCCGAGATGGGCCACACCGGCCTGCCGTGGCGCGCCGACGTGCACGACCGGCTCCTACGCGAGCTGCTGGGGCCGCCGCAGCCGGTCGGCCCGCCGCGCCGGCTGGCCGAGCTCACCGCGGCGATCAACGAGGCGTTCGGCACCCACGGGCTGCACCCCGACTCGCCGGCCGAGGTGGTCCGCGCGTTCGCCCGGGCCGGCATCCAGATCCCGAACACCCGCCGCTGGGTGCTCCGCCGGGTCGACCACCCGGCGGTCGCCCCGCTGCTGGAGTTCAAGGAGCTCTACCGGATCTGGACCGCGCACGGCTGGTCCTGGCTCGACTCCTGGGTCCACGACGGCCGCTTCCATCCGGAATACGTCGCCGGCGGCGTCGTCTCCGGCCGCTGGGGCGCCCGCGGCGGCAGCGCCCTGCAGATCCCCAAGGTGGTGCGCCGCGCGGTGCTGGCCGATCCGGGCTGGCGGTTCGTGGTCGCCGACGCCGGCCAGCTGGAGCCGCGGGTGATGGCCGCGGTCTCCGGCGACCGGGGGCTGGCCCGCGCCGCGGCCGGCGGCGACCTCTACGCCGAGCTGGCCCGCGACTCCTTCGACGGCGATCGGGCCAAGGCCAAGATCGCCCTGATCGGCGCGATGTACGGGCAGACCGGCGGCGACGCCATCCCGGCCCTGGCCGTGCTGCGCCGGCACTATCCCACCGCGTTCGAGTACGTGGAGCAGGCCGCCCGGGTCGGGGAGAACGGCGGGCTGGTCCGCTCCTGGCTGGGCCGCACCTGCCCGCCGGCGGCCGGCCCGGGCCGCGACGCCGGGCTCGACCCGCCCGATGAGGTGGCCCCGCCACCCGGACGGGCGAGGGGCCGATTCACCCGGAACTTCGTGATCCAGGCCACCGCCGCCGAGTGGGCCCTGGTGCTGCTGGCCACCCTGCGCACCGCGCTGGCCGGGACGCCGGCCGAGCTGGTCCTGTTCGTGCACGATGAGGTGGTCGTGCACTGCCCGGCTGACCAGGCGGAACAGGTCGCCGAGACGATCCGCGAGTGCGCCGCGCGGGCCGGGCGGATGCTGTTCGGCGCCAGCGAGGTGCGCTTCCCGCTGGACGTCTCAGTGGTTGGTTGCTACGCGGAAGCCAAGTGA
- the metH gene encoding methionine synthase, with product MTQSVATLRELLAERVLVLDGAAGTMLQGARLSPADYRADLIPADHEQDVTGDPDLLNLTSPDVILDIHRQYLAAGADIITTNTFTATTIAQADYGLEHLVRDMNVRAARLARQAADEAEAADGRPRFVAGDVGPLNVTLSLSPKVDDPAYRAVTFDQVKTAYAEQIAALAEGGVDLLMIETVFDTLNAKAAIAAAREVAPDLPLWVSVTIVDLSGRTLSGQTVEAFWRSIERARPLVVGLNCALGAAEARPHVAELARLSDTFVAAHPNAGLPNAFGGYDQTPAETGALIGEFAASGLVNIVGGCCGTTPPHIAEVARAVAGAAPRVVAPPAPTTRFSGLEPFAIGPDTGFVMIGERTNVTGSARFRRLVEADDYQAAVDVALDQVRGGANLLDVNMDADLLDSERAMTTFLNLIATEPEVARIPIMIDSSKWNVLEAGLKCVQGKAVVNSISLKEGPDLFLRQARRIRDFGAGVVVMAFDEQGQADTTERKVEICGRAYDLLVEDGFDPTDIIFDPNVLAVATGIAEHNGYAKAFIDALPLIKQRCPGARTSGGISNLSFAFRGNDVVREAMHSAFLFHAVRAGLDMGIVNAGQLAVYQDIPADLLELVEDVLFDRRPDATDRLVTFASTVTGSGAKREVDLSWRDAPVEQRLSHALVHGIVDFIEADTEEARLKLPRPLDVIEGPLMDGMGVVGDLFGAGKMFLPQVVKSARVMKRSVAYLLPYMEKDKTESSRGQGRVVLATVKGDVHDIGKNIVGVVLGCNNYEVIDLGVMVPAAKILETAIAEGADAIGLSGLITPSLDEMVAVGAEMQRRGMTLPLLIGGATTSKQHTAVRIAPAYDGATVHVLDASRVVGVVSDLLDPERSAKLDEANRAEQERLREQHEKRHAQPLLTLAQARANRERVDFTGLPTPTFTGVREVQPTIAELREMIDWQFLFLAWELKGKYPAILNEPVARELFDDATAMLDQIIADGSFQARGLYGFWPAHAEGDDILLDNGHGFPMLRQQTEKPAGRANRCLADYIAPAGDHLGGFAVAIHGAEKLAARYEAEHDDYRAIMVKALADRLAEAFAEYLHLKARREWFEPDAQPKLEDLHAERFRGIRPALGYPACPDHSEKKDLFQLLDTGRIGVALTESYAMTPAAAVSGLIFAHPDAKYFTVGRLGKDQIEDYAARRGVPVGEVERWLRPNLAYPID from the coding sequence GTGACCCAGTCTGTCGCCACGCTGCGCGAGCTCCTCGCCGAGCGGGTCCTGGTGCTGGACGGTGCCGCCGGCACCATGCTGCAGGGCGCCCGGCTCAGCCCGGCCGACTACCGGGCCGACCTGATCCCGGCCGATCACGAGCAGGACGTCACCGGCGACCCCGACCTGCTGAACCTCACCAGCCCGGACGTCATCCTCGACATCCACCGGCAGTATCTGGCGGCCGGCGCCGACATCATCACCACGAACACCTTCACCGCCACCACCATCGCCCAGGCCGACTACGGGCTGGAGCACCTGGTGCGCGACATGAACGTGCGGGCCGCCCGGCTGGCCCGGCAGGCCGCCGACGAGGCCGAGGCCGCCGACGGACGGCCCCGCTTCGTCGCCGGCGACGTCGGCCCGCTGAACGTGACGCTGTCGCTGTCGCCCAAGGTCGACGACCCGGCCTACCGCGCGGTCACCTTCGACCAGGTGAAGACCGCGTACGCGGAGCAGATCGCGGCGCTCGCCGAGGGCGGCGTCGACCTGCTGATGATCGAGACCGTCTTCGACACGCTGAACGCCAAGGCGGCGATCGCGGCGGCCCGCGAGGTCGCCCCGGACCTGCCGCTCTGGGTGTCGGTGACGATCGTCGACCTGTCCGGCCGCACCCTGTCCGGGCAGACCGTGGAGGCCTTCTGGCGCTCGATCGAGCGGGCCCGACCGCTGGTCGTCGGGCTGAACTGCGCGCTCGGCGCGGCCGAGGCCCGCCCGCACGTGGCCGAGCTGGCCCGGCTGTCGGACACGTTCGTCGCCGCCCACCCGAACGCCGGCCTGCCGAACGCGTTCGGTGGCTACGACCAGACCCCCGCGGAGACCGGTGCGCTGATCGGTGAGTTCGCCGCGTCCGGCCTGGTCAACATCGTCGGCGGCTGCTGCGGCACGACCCCGCCGCACATCGCCGAGGTCGCCCGGGCGGTCGCCGGCGCCGCGCCCCGGGTGGTCGCCCCGCCCGCGCCGACCACCCGGTTCAGCGGCCTGGAGCCGTTCGCGATCGGCCCGGACACCGGTTTCGTGATGATCGGCGAGCGGACCAACGTGACCGGCTCGGCCCGGTTCCGCCGGCTCGTCGAGGCCGACGACTACCAGGCCGCCGTCGACGTCGCGCTGGACCAGGTCCGCGGCGGCGCCAACCTGCTCGACGTGAACATGGACGCCGACCTGCTGGACAGCGAGCGGGCGATGACCACGTTCCTCAACCTGATCGCGACCGAGCCCGAGGTGGCCCGGATTCCGATCATGATCGACAGCTCGAAGTGGAACGTGCTGGAGGCCGGCCTCAAGTGCGTGCAGGGCAAGGCCGTGGTCAACTCGATCAGCCTGAAAGAGGGCCCCGACCTCTTCCTGCGGCAGGCCCGGCGGATCCGTGACTTCGGCGCCGGCGTCGTGGTGATGGCCTTCGACGAGCAGGGCCAGGCCGACACCACCGAGCGCAAGGTGGAGATCTGCGGCCGTGCCTACGACCTGCTGGTCGAGGACGGCTTCGACCCGACCGACATCATCTTCGACCCGAACGTGCTGGCGGTCGCCACCGGCATCGCCGAGCACAACGGGTACGCCAAGGCGTTCATCGACGCCCTCCCGCTGATCAAACAGCGCTGCCCGGGTGCCCGCACCAGCGGCGGCATCTCCAACCTGTCGTTCGCCTTCCGCGGCAACGACGTGGTGCGCGAGGCGATGCACTCGGCGTTCCTGTTCCACGCGGTCCGCGCCGGCCTGGACATGGGCATCGTCAACGCCGGTCAGCTCGCCGTCTACCAGGACATCCCGGCCGACCTGCTGGAGCTGGTCGAGGACGTGCTCTTCGACCGCCGGCCGGACGCCACCGACCGCCTGGTCACCTTCGCCTCCACGGTCACCGGCAGCGGCGCCAAACGCGAGGTCGACCTGTCCTGGCGGGACGCCCCGGTCGAGCAGCGGCTCTCGCACGCCCTGGTGCACGGCATCGTCGACTTCATCGAGGCGGACACCGAGGAGGCCCGGCTCAAGCTGCCCCGGCCGCTCGACGTGATCGAGGGCCCGCTGATGGACGGCATGGGCGTGGTCGGCGACCTGTTCGGCGCCGGCAAGATGTTCCTGCCCCAGGTGGTCAAGAGCGCCCGGGTGATGAAACGCTCGGTCGCCTACCTGCTGCCCTACATGGAGAAGGACAAGACCGAGAGCTCCCGCGGCCAGGGCCGGGTGGTGCTCGCCACGGTCAAGGGCGACGTCCACGACATCGGCAAGAACATCGTCGGCGTGGTGCTCGGCTGCAACAACTACGAGGTGATCGACCTCGGCGTGATGGTCCCGGCGGCGAAGATCCTGGAGACCGCGATCGCCGAGGGCGCCGACGCGATCGGCCTGTCCGGCCTGATCACCCCGTCGCTCGACGAGATGGTCGCGGTCGGCGCCGAGATGCAGCGCCGGGGGATGACCCTGCCGCTGCTGATCGGCGGCGCCACCACCTCCAAGCAGCACACCGCGGTCCGGATCGCCCCGGCCTACGACGGCGCCACCGTGCACGTGCTGGACGCTTCCCGGGTCGTCGGCGTGGTCTCCGACCTGCTCGACCCGGAGCGGTCGGCCAAGCTCGACGAGGCGAACCGGGCCGAGCAGGAGCGGCTGCGCGAGCAGCACGAGAAGCGGCACGCCCAGCCGCTGCTCACCCTCGCCCAGGCCCGGGCCAACCGGGAACGGGTCGACTTCACCGGGCTGCCCACCCCGACCTTCACCGGGGTCCGCGAGGTGCAGCCGACCATCGCCGAGCTGCGCGAGATGATCGACTGGCAGTTCCTCTTCCTGGCCTGGGAGCTCAAGGGGAAGTACCCGGCGATCCTCAACGAGCCGGTGGCCAGGGAGCTGTTCGACGACGCCACCGCGATGCTCGACCAGATCATCGCGGACGGTTCGTTCCAGGCCCGGGGGCTCTACGGCTTCTGGCCCGCGCACGCCGAGGGCGACGACATCCTCCTGGACAACGGGCACGGTTTCCCGATGCTGCGCCAGCAGACCGAGAAACCGGCCGGCCGCGCCAACCGCTGCCTGGCCGACTACATCGCGCCGGCCGGCGACCACCTGGGCGGCTTCGCCGTGGCCATCCACGGCGCGGAGAAACTGGCCGCGCGATACGAGGCCGAGCACGACGACTACCGGGCGATCATGGTGAAGGCGCTGGCCGACCGCCTGGCCGAGGCCTTCGCCGAATACCTGCACCTCAAGGCCCGTCGTGAGTGGTTCGAGCCGGACGCCCAGCCCAAACTGGAGGATCTGCACGCCGAGCGGTTCCGCGGCATCCGCCCGGCCCTGGGCTACCCCGCGTGCCCCGACCACAGCGAGAAGAAGGACCTGTTCCAGCTGCTCGACACCGGCCGGATCGGGGTCGCCCTGACCGAGTCGTACGCGATGACCCCGGCCGCCGCGGTCAGCGGCCTGATCTTCGCCCACCCCGACGCGAAGTACTTCACCGTCGGCCGGTTGGGTAAAGATCAGATCGAAGACTACGCTGCCCGGCGCGGCGTGCCGGTGGGCGAGGTGGAACGCTGGCTGCGCCCCAACCTGGCGTATCCGATCGACTGA
- a CDS encoding gluconokinase, with protein MVPIVVMGVAGCGKSTVGAALAARLGVPYGEADDFHPAANVAKMHSGLALTDADRAPWLAAIAARIATAGEQGLVVSCSALKRAYRDVLRGPDPRTFFVHLVLTPEVATARVSARAGHFMPSTLVASQFATLEPLAPDENGLGVDATLPLDKIINRVLGRLA; from the coding sequence ATGGTGCCGATCGTGGTGATGGGGGTCGCCGGCTGCGGCAAGAGCACGGTCGGCGCCGCCCTGGCGGCACGCCTGGGCGTGCCGTACGGCGAGGCCGACGACTTCCACCCGGCGGCCAACGTGGCCAAGATGCACTCCGGGCTGGCGCTGACCGACGCCGACCGGGCGCCGTGGCTCGCCGCGATCGCCGCCCGGATCGCGACGGCGGGGGAGCAGGGGCTGGTGGTGTCCTGCTCGGCACTCAAACGCGCCTACCGCGACGTGCTGCGCGGACCGGACCCGCGGACGTTCTTCGTGCACCTGGTGCTGACGCCGGAGGTGGCGACCGCCCGGGTGAGCGCCCGGGCCGGGCACTTCATGCCGAGCACGCTGGTCGCCTCCCAGTTCGCCACGCTGGAGCCGCTGGCGCCGGACGAGAACGGGCTGGGCGTCGACGCGACCCTGCCACTCGACAAGATCATCAACCGGGTGCTGGGGCGGCTGGCCTAG